The proteins below are encoded in one region of Eulemur rufifrons isolate Redbay chromosome 2, OSU_ERuf_1, whole genome shotgun sequence:
- the ANP32A gene encoding acidic leucine-rich nuclear phosphoprotein 32 family member A gives MEMDKRIHLELRNRTPSDVKELVLDNCRSNEGKIEGLTDEFEELEFLSTINVGLTSVANLPKLNKLKKLELSDNRISGGLEVLAEKCPNLTHLNLSGNKIKDLSTIEPLKKLENLKSLDLFNCEVTNLNDYRENVFKLLPQLTYLDGYDRDDKEAPDSDAEGYVEGLDDEEEDEDEEEYDEDAQVVEDEEDEDEEEEGEEEDVSGEEEEDEEGYNDGEVDDEEDEEDLGEEERGQKRKREPEDEGEDDD, from the exons GTGAAAGAACTCGTCCTGGACAACTGTCGGTCAAATGAAGGCAAAATCGAAGGCCTCACAGATGAATTTGAAGAACTGGAATTCTTAAGTACAATCAACGTAGGCCTCACCTCAGTCGCAAACTTACCAAAGTTAAACAAACTTAAGAAG CTTGAACTAAGCGATAACAGAATCTCAGGGGGCCTGGAAGTATTGGCAGAAAAGTGTCCGAACCTCACACATCTAAATTTAAGTGGCAACAAAATTAAAGACCTCAGCACAATAGAGCCACTG AAAAAGTTAGAAAACCTCAAGAGCTTAGACCTTTTCAATTGTGAGGTAACCAACCTGAACGACTACCGAGAAAACGTGTTCAAGCTCCTCCCGCAACTCACATATCTTGACGGCTACGACAGGGACGACAAGGAGGCCCCTGACTCAGATGCCGAGGGCTACGTGGAGGGCCTGGACGacgaggaggaggatgaggatg AGGAAGAGTATGATGAAGATGCTCAGGTAGTGGAAGACGaggaagatgaggatgaagaggaggaaggtGAAGAGGAGGACGTGAGcggagaggaggag GAGGATGAAGAAGGTTATAATGACGGGGAAGTAgatgatgaggaagatgaagaagatcTTGGTG AAGAAGAAAGGGGTCAGAAGCGAAAACGAGAGCCTGAAGATGAGGGAGAAGATGACGACTAA